The following proteins are co-located in the Triplophysa dalaica isolate WHDGS20190420 chromosome 2, ASM1584641v1, whole genome shotgun sequence genome:
- the LOC130434611 gene encoding uncharacterized protein LOC130434611 isoform X1, whose protein sequence is MELALDFPCRCTRCGERILKMQGNWKTTKVLGMLMLANFLIYMLVAVSRTYSQNNHKHRKAISKGFWKKPEAMTPIWNQEQQRLDDVYFLPVANGSESFHGFLRIPHWLNTSHMSSCQRDDKVMTQIKNFSSLPQRFKDFLLYRDCRSFPLIKDAPSVCSKPPFLLLAIKSIAPHFDRRQAIRESWGRAGLLDDHRIATVFLLGDTAATDHFPDLSNMVKHEAMLHGDVLQWDYRDSFFNLTLKEVLFLEWFATNCSSAQYVFKGDDDVFVNTHHILEYLRNLTAASSRDLFIGDVISNAGPHRDKKLKYYIPESVFVGDYPPYAGGGGYLYSGNLGMRLRTISRLVTLYPIDDVYTGMSLRRLGLAPQKHTGFKTFGIEEKYKDNVCAYKNLMLVHPRSPQEMIKIWFGINDPETHSAGAKERYAFFALRSCHQVLRGESGELFSPDYLCANPPVWCNWTIQVHPGKRVELYLEDFTPSEACHMKSDQIHLDESPAAAGGQRILERCWRKAQYMSVSNTVQVVLLIGGNRPTPYRGFYGRFKAFGPLDSIDPLYEEVPLDVIEEALGGGERETDAVTNAPSAVGGITADIKLSDVNAQTTSHGLTKPIIFTQFESTSVANGLVFKNRQPWEKSSGDVQEVSASSTNSTLTSGYPSDVEFLEDTHYDYSSIPIPREQQTPAGGSAQIRSKYQPAYRHITDMYLRPRVEIEATKPDARSPTAMRRNVDAHSRSSEKAQNQQTITNATQNNHLPGELLFEVAVEVSLDSEHLEKSSSLRNPLEIMIKEELGHLVIKSLDLKRFKKLSSGVLFIMWAQFQKTAAGQYMYADLQSSMQKLIGKIIKSQTSGIQGTIASVSTEDINECDTHMMMCVAHAECVNQFGSYSCHCLLGYHEARKGPAGMVCVESAVSDCSFTSSPRVLKGIYAICSLLILLILLLVVVVTFLYRRYYRGIFMPRCQKTSICSSVETPANDEDNNNTENDGCGGADPPRLPPPPPQMRLSKDGLCSLDLPLLRFSPLAPPGGFRNKIHAEKHEF, encoded by the exons ATGGAACTCGCCCTTGACTTTCCCTGCCGATGTACTCGCT GCGGTGAGCGCATCTTAAAGATGCAGGGCAACTGGAAGACGACGAAGGTGCTTGGAATGCTGATGCTGGCCAACTTCCTCATCTACATGTTGGTGGCAGTGTCCCGGACCTACAGTCAGAATAACCACAAGCACCGAAAAGCAATATCCAAAGGCTTCTGGAAAAAGCCAGAGGCCATGACACCAATCTGGAACCAGGAGCAGCAACGTCTGGATGATGTTTACTTCCTGCCCGTTGCCAATGGCAGCGAGTCCTTCCACGGCTTTCTGAGAATCCCTCATTGGCTGAATACGAGTCACATGTCTTCCTGCCAGCGAGATGACAAAGTGATGACACAGATAAAAAACTTTAGTTCACTTCCACAGCGCTTTAAAGACTTCCTGCTGTACAGGGACTGTAGGTCATTCCCTCTGATAAAGGATGCACCCAGTGTGTGTTCGAAACCACCCTTCCTCTTACTCGCGATAAAGTCCATCGCACCTCATTTCGATCGACGGCAGGCCATCAGAGAGTCGTGGGGTCGTGCCGGTCTCCTTGACGACCATCGCATCGCCACTGTGTTCCTCCTTGGCGACACTGCTGCGACGGACCACTTTCCAGATTTGTCAAATATGGTCAAGCATGAGGCCATGTTGCACGGGGACGTGTTGCAGTGGGATTATCGCGACTCATTCTTCAATCTCACATTGAAAGAAGTTCTTTTTCTGGAATGGTTTGCCACCAATTGCTCCTCCGCCCAGTACGTTTTCAAAGGTGACGATGATGTTTTTGTAAACACACACCACATACTGGAATATCTACGCAATTTAACGGCGGCCAGCTCACGAGACCTCTTCATTGGAGATGTGATCTCCAATGCTGGACCTCATCGGGACAAAAAACTCAAGTATTATATCCCAGAGAGTGTCTTTGTGGGGGATTACCCTCCCTATGCGGGTGGTGGAGGTTACCTGTACTCAGGTAATTTAGGGATGCGACTGAGAACTATCTCACGATTGGTTACTCTGTACCCAATTGATGACGTGTACACTGGGATGAGTTTGAGGAGACTGGGTTTAGCGCCACAGAAACACACTGGCTTTAAGACTTTTGGCATTGAGGAGAAATACAAAGACAACGTTTGTGCTTATAAAAACTTGATGCTGGTGCACCCCAGGAGCCCACAGGAGATGATTAAGATTTGGTTTGGAATAAATGACCCCGAAACACACT CGGCAGGAGCTAAAGAGCGATACGCATTCTTTGCCCTCCGGAGCTGCCACCAAGTTCTACGCGGTGAAAGCGGTGAGTTGTTCTCCCCCGACTACCTGTGCGCCAACCCCCCCGTCTGGTGCAACTGGACCATCCAGGTGCATCCTGGGAAGCGTGTGGAGTTGTATCTGGAGGACTTTACCCCCTCGGAGGCTTGTCAcatgaagagtgatcagatcCACCTTGATGAGTCTCCTGCTGCTGCCGGTGGGCAGAGAATACTGGAAAGGTGTTGGAGAAAGGCACAGTACATGTCGGTGTCCAACACCGTTCAGGTGGTGCTCCTTATTGGTGGGAACCGTCCCACCCCATACAGGGGGTTTTATGGACGTTTCAAAGCTTTTGGACCTTTGGATTCTATTGACCCCCTGTATGAAG AAGTGCCCTTAGATGTGATAGAGGAAGCATTAGGTGGTGGCGAACGGGAAACTGATGCAGTTACAAATGCTCCATCAGCTGTGGGAGGCATCACGGCAGATATAAAACTGTCAGACGTGAATGCCCAAACCACTTCTCATGGTCTGACCAAGCCTATTATATTCACTCAGTTTGAGTCCACATCAGTGGCCAATGGACTTGTCTTTAAGAATAGGCAACCGTGGGAAAAGAGTTCTGGGGACGTCCAAGAAGTATCTGCTAGTTCTACAAATTCAACTCTCACCTCTGGTTACCCCAGTGATGTTGAATTTCTCGAAGATACGCATTATGATTATAGTTCCATTCCAATTCCGAGAGAACAGCAGACGCCAGCAGGTGGATCAGCCCAAATTCGTTCAAAATACCAGCCTGCCTACAGACACATCACGGACATGTACCTCAGGCCAAGGGTCGAGATCGAAGCCACTAAACCAGACGCTCGGTCACCAACAGCTATGCGCAGGAATGTGGATGCGCACTCCCGTTCTTCAG AAAAAGCTCAGAACCAACAGACCATTACAAATGCCacccaaaataatcatttaccTGGGG AGCTCTTGTTTGAGGTAGCTGTGGAGGTCAGTCTGGATTCTGAGCACCTTGAAAAATCATCTTCCCTCCGAAACCCTCTAGAGATCATG ATAAAAGAAGAGCTTGGGCATCTCGTCATAAAAAGTCTAGATTTAAAAAGATTCAAAAA GTTGAGTTCGGGGGTTTTGTTCATCATGTGGGCACAGTTTCAGAAAACTGCTGCAGGACAATACATGTACGCAGATCTTCAGTCCAGTATGCAGAAGCTAATAGGCAAGATTATCAAATCCCAAACCAGCGGAATACAGGGCACCATAGCCTCTGTGTCAACGGAAG ACATCAATGAGTGTGATACACACATGATGATGTGTGTTGCACACGCGGAGTGTGTGAATCAGTTCGGATCATATTCCTGTCACTGTCTCCTTGGTTACCATGAGGCTCGTAAGGGGCCAGCTGGGATGGTTTGCGTGGAGTCTGCTGTTTCAG ACTGTAGCTTTACATCATCTCCCAGGGTCCTCAAGGGCATTTACGCCATCTGCAGTCTGCTCATTTTGCTCATCTTGTTGTTAGTGGTAGTGGTCACATTTCTGTACCGTCGGTACTACAGAGGGATCTTCATGCCACGCTGCCAGAAAACAAGCATATGCAGCAGTGTGGAAACGCCTGCCAATGATGAAGACAATAACAACACCGAGAATGACGGCTGTGGTGGTGCTGACCCTCCTAGACTCCCACCTCCACCCCCACAAATGAGACTTTCCAAAGATGGCCTCTGTTCTCTGGATCTACCATTGTTACGGTTTAGCCCTCTTGCGCCTCCTGGTGGCTTCCGGAATAAAATACACGCAGAGAAACATGAGTTTTGA
- the LOC130434611 gene encoding uncharacterized protein LOC130434611 isoform X2 encodes MQGNWKTTKVLGMLMLANFLIYMLVAVSRTYSQNNHKHRKAISKGFWKKPEAMTPIWNQEQQRLDDVYFLPVANGSESFHGFLRIPHWLNTSHMSSCQRDDKVMTQIKNFSSLPQRFKDFLLYRDCRSFPLIKDAPSVCSKPPFLLLAIKSIAPHFDRRQAIRESWGRAGLLDDHRIATVFLLGDTAATDHFPDLSNMVKHEAMLHGDVLQWDYRDSFFNLTLKEVLFLEWFATNCSSAQYVFKGDDDVFVNTHHILEYLRNLTAASSRDLFIGDVISNAGPHRDKKLKYYIPESVFVGDYPPYAGGGGYLYSGNLGMRLRTISRLVTLYPIDDVYTGMSLRRLGLAPQKHTGFKTFGIEEKYKDNVCAYKNLMLVHPRSPQEMIKIWFGINDPETHSAGAKERYAFFALRSCHQVLRGESGELFSPDYLCANPPVWCNWTIQVHPGKRVELYLEDFTPSEACHMKSDQIHLDESPAAAGGQRILERCWRKAQYMSVSNTVQVVLLIGGNRPTPYRGFYGRFKAFGPLDSIDPLYEEVPLDVIEEALGGGERETDAVTNAPSAVGGITADIKLSDVNAQTTSHGLTKPIIFTQFESTSVANGLVFKNRQPWEKSSGDVQEVSASSTNSTLTSGYPSDVEFLEDTHYDYSSIPIPREQQTPAGGSAQIRSKYQPAYRHITDMYLRPRVEIEATKPDARSPTAMRRNVDAHSRSSEKAQNQQTITNATQNNHLPGELLFEVAVEVSLDSEHLEKSSSLRNPLEIMIKEELGHLVIKSLDLKRFKKLSSGVLFIMWAQFQKTAAGQYMYADLQSSMQKLIGKIIKSQTSGIQGTIASVSTEDINECDTHMMMCVAHAECVNQFGSYSCHCLLGYHEARKGPAGMVCVESAVSDCSFTSSPRVLKGIYAICSLLILLILLLVVVVTFLYRRYYRGIFMPRCQKTSICSSVETPANDEDNNNTENDGCGGADPPRLPPPPPQMRLSKDGLCSLDLPLLRFSPLAPPGGFRNKIHAEKHEF; translated from the exons ATGCAGGGCAACTGGAAGACGACGAAGGTGCTTGGAATGCTGATGCTGGCCAACTTCCTCATCTACATGTTGGTGGCAGTGTCCCGGACCTACAGTCAGAATAACCACAAGCACCGAAAAGCAATATCCAAAGGCTTCTGGAAAAAGCCAGAGGCCATGACACCAATCTGGAACCAGGAGCAGCAACGTCTGGATGATGTTTACTTCCTGCCCGTTGCCAATGGCAGCGAGTCCTTCCACGGCTTTCTGAGAATCCCTCATTGGCTGAATACGAGTCACATGTCTTCCTGCCAGCGAGATGACAAAGTGATGACACAGATAAAAAACTTTAGTTCACTTCCACAGCGCTTTAAAGACTTCCTGCTGTACAGGGACTGTAGGTCATTCCCTCTGATAAAGGATGCACCCAGTGTGTGTTCGAAACCACCCTTCCTCTTACTCGCGATAAAGTCCATCGCACCTCATTTCGATCGACGGCAGGCCATCAGAGAGTCGTGGGGTCGTGCCGGTCTCCTTGACGACCATCGCATCGCCACTGTGTTCCTCCTTGGCGACACTGCTGCGACGGACCACTTTCCAGATTTGTCAAATATGGTCAAGCATGAGGCCATGTTGCACGGGGACGTGTTGCAGTGGGATTATCGCGACTCATTCTTCAATCTCACATTGAAAGAAGTTCTTTTTCTGGAATGGTTTGCCACCAATTGCTCCTCCGCCCAGTACGTTTTCAAAGGTGACGATGATGTTTTTGTAAACACACACCACATACTGGAATATCTACGCAATTTAACGGCGGCCAGCTCACGAGACCTCTTCATTGGAGATGTGATCTCCAATGCTGGACCTCATCGGGACAAAAAACTCAAGTATTATATCCCAGAGAGTGTCTTTGTGGGGGATTACCCTCCCTATGCGGGTGGTGGAGGTTACCTGTACTCAGGTAATTTAGGGATGCGACTGAGAACTATCTCACGATTGGTTACTCTGTACCCAATTGATGACGTGTACACTGGGATGAGTTTGAGGAGACTGGGTTTAGCGCCACAGAAACACACTGGCTTTAAGACTTTTGGCATTGAGGAGAAATACAAAGACAACGTTTGTGCTTATAAAAACTTGATGCTGGTGCACCCCAGGAGCCCACAGGAGATGATTAAGATTTGGTTTGGAATAAATGACCCCGAAACACACT CGGCAGGAGCTAAAGAGCGATACGCATTCTTTGCCCTCCGGAGCTGCCACCAAGTTCTACGCGGTGAAAGCGGTGAGTTGTTCTCCCCCGACTACCTGTGCGCCAACCCCCCCGTCTGGTGCAACTGGACCATCCAGGTGCATCCTGGGAAGCGTGTGGAGTTGTATCTGGAGGACTTTACCCCCTCGGAGGCTTGTCAcatgaagagtgatcagatcCACCTTGATGAGTCTCCTGCTGCTGCCGGTGGGCAGAGAATACTGGAAAGGTGTTGGAGAAAGGCACAGTACATGTCGGTGTCCAACACCGTTCAGGTGGTGCTCCTTATTGGTGGGAACCGTCCCACCCCATACAGGGGGTTTTATGGACGTTTCAAAGCTTTTGGACCTTTGGATTCTATTGACCCCCTGTATGAAG AAGTGCCCTTAGATGTGATAGAGGAAGCATTAGGTGGTGGCGAACGGGAAACTGATGCAGTTACAAATGCTCCATCAGCTGTGGGAGGCATCACGGCAGATATAAAACTGTCAGACGTGAATGCCCAAACCACTTCTCATGGTCTGACCAAGCCTATTATATTCACTCAGTTTGAGTCCACATCAGTGGCCAATGGACTTGTCTTTAAGAATAGGCAACCGTGGGAAAAGAGTTCTGGGGACGTCCAAGAAGTATCTGCTAGTTCTACAAATTCAACTCTCACCTCTGGTTACCCCAGTGATGTTGAATTTCTCGAAGATACGCATTATGATTATAGTTCCATTCCAATTCCGAGAGAACAGCAGACGCCAGCAGGTGGATCAGCCCAAATTCGTTCAAAATACCAGCCTGCCTACAGACACATCACGGACATGTACCTCAGGCCAAGGGTCGAGATCGAAGCCACTAAACCAGACGCTCGGTCACCAACAGCTATGCGCAGGAATGTGGATGCGCACTCCCGTTCTTCAG AAAAAGCTCAGAACCAACAGACCATTACAAATGCCacccaaaataatcatttaccTGGGG AGCTCTTGTTTGAGGTAGCTGTGGAGGTCAGTCTGGATTCTGAGCACCTTGAAAAATCATCTTCCCTCCGAAACCCTCTAGAGATCATG ATAAAAGAAGAGCTTGGGCATCTCGTCATAAAAAGTCTAGATTTAAAAAGATTCAAAAA GTTGAGTTCGGGGGTTTTGTTCATCATGTGGGCACAGTTTCAGAAAACTGCTGCAGGACAATACATGTACGCAGATCTTCAGTCCAGTATGCAGAAGCTAATAGGCAAGATTATCAAATCCCAAACCAGCGGAATACAGGGCACCATAGCCTCTGTGTCAACGGAAG ACATCAATGAGTGTGATACACACATGATGATGTGTGTTGCACACGCGGAGTGTGTGAATCAGTTCGGATCATATTCCTGTCACTGTCTCCTTGGTTACCATGAGGCTCGTAAGGGGCCAGCTGGGATGGTTTGCGTGGAGTCTGCTGTTTCAG ACTGTAGCTTTACATCATCTCCCAGGGTCCTCAAGGGCATTTACGCCATCTGCAGTCTGCTCATTTTGCTCATCTTGTTGTTAGTGGTAGTGGTCACATTTCTGTACCGTCGGTACTACAGAGGGATCTTCATGCCACGCTGCCAGAAAACAAGCATATGCAGCAGTGTGGAAACGCCTGCCAATGATGAAGACAATAACAACACCGAGAATGACGGCTGTGGTGGTGCTGACCCTCCTAGACTCCCACCTCCACCCCCACAAATGAGACTTTCCAAAGATGGCCTCTGTTCTCTGGATCTACCATTGTTACGGTTTAGCCCTCTTGCGCCTCCTGGTGGCTTCCGGAATAAAATACACGCAGAGAAACATGAGTTTTGA
- the LOC130434611 gene encoding uncharacterized protein LOC130434611 isoform X3: protein MELALDFPCRCTRCGERILKMQGNWKTTKVLGMLMLANFLIYMLVAVSRTYSQNNHKHRKAISKGFWKKPEAMTPIWNQEQQRLDDVYFLPVANGSESFHGFLRIPHWLNTSHMSSCQRDDKVMTQIKNFSSLPQRFKDFLLYRDCRSFPLIKDAPSVCSKPPFLLLAIKSIAPHFDRRQAIRESWGRAGLLDDHRIATVFLLGDTAATDHFPDLSNMVKHEAMLHGDVLQWDYRDSFFNLTLKEVLFLEWFATNCSSAQYVFKGDDDVFVNTHHILEYLRNLTAASSRDLFIGDVISNAGPHRDKKLKYYIPESVFVGDYPPYAGGGGYLYSGNLGMRLRTISRLVTLYPIDDVYTGMSLRRLGLAPQKHTGFKTFGIEEKYKDNVCAYKNLMLVHPRSPQEMIKIWFGINDPETHSAGAKERYAFFALRSCHQVLRGESGELFSPDYLCANPPVWCNWTIQVHPGKRVELYLEDFTPSEACHMKSDQIHLDESPAAAGGQRILERCWRKAQYMSVSNTVQVVLLIGGNRPTPYRGFYGRFKAFGPLDSIDPLYEEVPLDVIEEALGGGERETDAVTNAPSAVGGITADIKLSDVNAQTTSHGLTKPIIFTQFESTSVANGLVFKNRQPWEKSSGDVQEVSASSTNSTLTSGYPSDVEFLEDTHYDYSSIPIPREQQTPAGGSAQIRSKYQPAYRHITDMYLRPRVEIEATKPDARSPTAMRRNVDAHSRSSEKAQNQQTITNATQNNHLPGELLFEVAVEVSLDSEHLEKSSSLRNPLEIMIKEELGHLVIKSLDLKRFKKLSSGVLFIMWAQFQKTAAGQYMYADLQSSMQKLIGKIIKSQTSGIQGTIASVSTEVCLCLNRHQ, encoded by the exons ATGGAACTCGCCCTTGACTTTCCCTGCCGATGTACTCGCT GCGGTGAGCGCATCTTAAAGATGCAGGGCAACTGGAAGACGACGAAGGTGCTTGGAATGCTGATGCTGGCCAACTTCCTCATCTACATGTTGGTGGCAGTGTCCCGGACCTACAGTCAGAATAACCACAAGCACCGAAAAGCAATATCCAAAGGCTTCTGGAAAAAGCCAGAGGCCATGACACCAATCTGGAACCAGGAGCAGCAACGTCTGGATGATGTTTACTTCCTGCCCGTTGCCAATGGCAGCGAGTCCTTCCACGGCTTTCTGAGAATCCCTCATTGGCTGAATACGAGTCACATGTCTTCCTGCCAGCGAGATGACAAAGTGATGACACAGATAAAAAACTTTAGTTCACTTCCACAGCGCTTTAAAGACTTCCTGCTGTACAGGGACTGTAGGTCATTCCCTCTGATAAAGGATGCACCCAGTGTGTGTTCGAAACCACCCTTCCTCTTACTCGCGATAAAGTCCATCGCACCTCATTTCGATCGACGGCAGGCCATCAGAGAGTCGTGGGGTCGTGCCGGTCTCCTTGACGACCATCGCATCGCCACTGTGTTCCTCCTTGGCGACACTGCTGCGACGGACCACTTTCCAGATTTGTCAAATATGGTCAAGCATGAGGCCATGTTGCACGGGGACGTGTTGCAGTGGGATTATCGCGACTCATTCTTCAATCTCACATTGAAAGAAGTTCTTTTTCTGGAATGGTTTGCCACCAATTGCTCCTCCGCCCAGTACGTTTTCAAAGGTGACGATGATGTTTTTGTAAACACACACCACATACTGGAATATCTACGCAATTTAACGGCGGCCAGCTCACGAGACCTCTTCATTGGAGATGTGATCTCCAATGCTGGACCTCATCGGGACAAAAAACTCAAGTATTATATCCCAGAGAGTGTCTTTGTGGGGGATTACCCTCCCTATGCGGGTGGTGGAGGTTACCTGTACTCAGGTAATTTAGGGATGCGACTGAGAACTATCTCACGATTGGTTACTCTGTACCCAATTGATGACGTGTACACTGGGATGAGTTTGAGGAGACTGGGTTTAGCGCCACAGAAACACACTGGCTTTAAGACTTTTGGCATTGAGGAGAAATACAAAGACAACGTTTGTGCTTATAAAAACTTGATGCTGGTGCACCCCAGGAGCCCACAGGAGATGATTAAGATTTGGTTTGGAATAAATGACCCCGAAACACACT CGGCAGGAGCTAAAGAGCGATACGCATTCTTTGCCCTCCGGAGCTGCCACCAAGTTCTACGCGGTGAAAGCGGTGAGTTGTTCTCCCCCGACTACCTGTGCGCCAACCCCCCCGTCTGGTGCAACTGGACCATCCAGGTGCATCCTGGGAAGCGTGTGGAGTTGTATCTGGAGGACTTTACCCCCTCGGAGGCTTGTCAcatgaagagtgatcagatcCACCTTGATGAGTCTCCTGCTGCTGCCGGTGGGCAGAGAATACTGGAAAGGTGTTGGAGAAAGGCACAGTACATGTCGGTGTCCAACACCGTTCAGGTGGTGCTCCTTATTGGTGGGAACCGTCCCACCCCATACAGGGGGTTTTATGGACGTTTCAAAGCTTTTGGACCTTTGGATTCTATTGACCCCCTGTATGAAG AAGTGCCCTTAGATGTGATAGAGGAAGCATTAGGTGGTGGCGAACGGGAAACTGATGCAGTTACAAATGCTCCATCAGCTGTGGGAGGCATCACGGCAGATATAAAACTGTCAGACGTGAATGCCCAAACCACTTCTCATGGTCTGACCAAGCCTATTATATTCACTCAGTTTGAGTCCACATCAGTGGCCAATGGACTTGTCTTTAAGAATAGGCAACCGTGGGAAAAGAGTTCTGGGGACGTCCAAGAAGTATCTGCTAGTTCTACAAATTCAACTCTCACCTCTGGTTACCCCAGTGATGTTGAATTTCTCGAAGATACGCATTATGATTATAGTTCCATTCCAATTCCGAGAGAACAGCAGACGCCAGCAGGTGGATCAGCCCAAATTCGTTCAAAATACCAGCCTGCCTACAGACACATCACGGACATGTACCTCAGGCCAAGGGTCGAGATCGAAGCCACTAAACCAGACGCTCGGTCACCAACAGCTATGCGCAGGAATGTGGATGCGCACTCCCGTTCTTCAG AAAAAGCTCAGAACCAACAGACCATTACAAATGCCacccaaaataatcatttaccTGGGG AGCTCTTGTTTGAGGTAGCTGTGGAGGTCAGTCTGGATTCTGAGCACCTTGAAAAATCATCTTCCCTCCGAAACCCTCTAGAGATCATG ATAAAAGAAGAGCTTGGGCATCTCGTCATAAAAAGTCTAGATTTAAAAAGATTCAAAAA GTTGAGTTCGGGGGTTTTGTTCATCATGTGGGCACAGTTTCAGAAAACTGCTGCAGGACAATACATGTACGCAGATCTTCAGTCCAGTATGCAGAAGCTAATAGGCAAGATTATCAAATCCCAAACCAGCGGAATACAGGGCACCATAGCCTCTGTGTCAACGGAAG TTTGTCTGTGTTTGAATAGACATCAATGA